In the genome of Cupriavidus malaysiensis, one region contains:
- a CDS encoding LysR substrate-binding domain-containing protein has protein sequence MLGDLLMTFFEVARQGSITTAAKQLRVSQPTVTGRIRQLEDLYGVELFYRRASRVDLSDVGVALMPIVEQLVQQEGSADFLLRNAGDLRFGNLRIGATGPYYILRSVAAFRQRYPAIDVSIDIGNSQQMLDALFEYRIDVAISSHTVDDPRLARVMLASDPLVLVAPPTHALACQTSVSLAQLTTCHLLMREHGSMTRKATETALADAGFELPQHTVIGSREAIYEAIRQGLGASVVPLGEVPDDPALRVVPFSCQPPVLHEYLYCLENRKGTRLLGAFLDCLVLPQERGGERVGTRRPAPAPART, from the coding sequence TCTTCGAGGTGGCCCGCCAGGGCAGCATCACGACCGCCGCCAAGCAGCTACGCGTCAGCCAGCCCACCGTCACCGGCCGCATCCGCCAGCTCGAAGACCTCTACGGCGTGGAACTGTTCTACCGCCGCGCCAGCCGCGTCGACCTCAGCGACGTCGGCGTGGCCCTGATGCCCATCGTCGAGCAACTGGTGCAGCAGGAAGGCAGCGCCGACTTCCTGCTGCGCAACGCCGGCGACCTGCGCTTCGGCAACCTGCGCATCGGTGCCACCGGCCCGTACTACATCCTGCGCAGCGTGGCCGCCTTCCGCCAGCGCTACCCCGCCATCGACGTCAGCATCGACATCGGCAACTCGCAGCAGATGCTGGACGCGCTGTTCGAGTACCGCATCGACGTCGCCATCTCCTCCCACACCGTCGACGACCCCCGCCTGGCGCGCGTGATGCTGGCCTCCGACCCGCTCGTGCTGGTGGCGCCGCCCACCCATGCGCTGGCGTGCCAGACCAGCGTCAGCCTGGCCCAGCTCACCACCTGCCACCTGTTGATGCGCGAACACGGCTCGATGACCCGCAAGGCGACCGAGACCGCGCTGGCCGACGCCGGCTTCGAGCTGCCGCAGCACACCGTGATCGGCAGCCGCGAGGCGATCTACGAAGCGATCCGCCAGGGCCTGGGCGCGAGCGTGGTGCCCCTGGGCGAAGTGCCGGACGACCCGGCGCTGCGGGTGGTGCCGTTCTCGTGCCAGCCACCGGTGTTGCATGAGTACCTGTATTGCCTGGAGAACCGCAAGGGGACACGGCTGCTGGGGGCCTTCCTCGATTGCCTGGTGTTGCCGCAGGAGCGCGGCGGGGAACGGGTCGGGACCCGCAGGCCGGCGCCGGCACCGGCGCGGACCTGA
- a CDS encoding isocitrate lyase/PEP mutase family protein yields MQAFSAEHRKKAQAFRDRHFQGEGFIIPNPWDAGTARLLAHAGFEALATTSAGLAFSLGLPDGAVPRERVLAHLEEIAAATGLPVSADLENGYADAPEDVARTIRQAAQAGVVGASIEDVTGRADAPFYDIGFAAERIRAAVEAARALPIPFTLTARAENFFLGKQDLADTIARLQAFQEAGADVLYAPGLSRSEDIATVIRAVDRPVNVLAGFGGSTLNAPELFALGARRVSVGGAMARSALGAFMQAAREMQEQGSFGYMRTAASGAAINAIFRPCATN; encoded by the coding sequence ATGCAAGCATTCTCTGCCGAGCATCGGAAGAAGGCCCAGGCCTTCCGCGATCGCCATTTCCAGGGCGAGGGTTTCATCATTCCCAATCCCTGGGATGCCGGCACGGCCCGCCTGCTAGCCCATGCCGGCTTCGAAGCGCTGGCCACCACCAGCGCGGGACTTGCCTTCTCGCTCGGCCTGCCGGACGGCGCGGTGCCGCGCGAACGGGTGCTGGCCCACCTGGAGGAGATTGCCGCGGCGACCGGGCTGCCTGTCAGCGCCGACCTGGAGAACGGCTACGCCGACGCGCCGGAAGATGTGGCCCGCACCATCCGGCAGGCCGCGCAGGCCGGTGTCGTCGGCGCCTCCATCGAGGATGTCACCGGCCGCGCCGACGCGCCCTTCTACGACATCGGCTTCGCCGCGGAACGGATCCGCGCGGCGGTGGAGGCCGCGCGCGCCCTGCCCATCCCCTTTACCCTCACGGCACGGGCCGAGAACTTCTTCCTCGGCAAGCAGGACCTGGCAGACACGATCGCCCGGCTGCAGGCATTCCAGGAAGCCGGCGCCGACGTGCTCTATGCACCGGGCCTGAGCCGCAGCGAGGATATCGCCACGGTGATACGCGCGGTGGACAGGCCGGTCAACGTCCTGGCCGGCTTCGGCGGCTCGACGCTGAACGCACCGGAACTGTTTGCCCTCGGGGCCCGGCGCGTCAGCGTGGGAGGCGCGATGGCGCGCAGCGCCTTGGGCGCCTTCATGCAGGCCGCGCGTGAGATGCAGGAGCAAGGCAGCTTCGGCTACATGCGGACTGCCGCGAGCGGCGCGGCGATCAACGCGATCTTCCGCCCCTGCGCGACCAACTGA
- a CDS encoding alpha/beta fold hydrolase, with protein sequence MTDHATTLAGTFPYTPHFTDSPGFRMHYVDEGPADGEVLLCLHGEPTWGYLFRDLIKTLRGTWRVVVPDHMGFGKSETPQGRSYWLQDHIDNLERLVLSLDLTGITLVMHDFGGPVGMGLAARHPDRIRRVISANGPTPFGQATLPQRVMANAAESPWFRWIAKAEADGSLETVLGQLGFNILSTLKLNGFEHNAIISDAWLAAYAAPFATPADCLGAIGWAKGFATGAHRFETPDAAAERAIRGKPALAIWGEADRTLGAEHFLPLFTEIFPAAPVKRLAGVGHYCLEDAPAAVAGLVSAFMRQT encoded by the coding sequence ATGACCGATCACGCGACAACATTGGCTGGCACCTTCCCCTATACCCCCCATTTCACCGACAGCCCCGGCTTCCGCATGCACTACGTCGATGAAGGCCCCGCCGACGGCGAAGTCCTGCTCTGCCTGCACGGCGAGCCAACCTGGGGCTACCTGTTCCGCGATCTCATCAAGACGCTGCGCGGGACCTGGCGCGTAGTCGTTCCCGACCATATGGGATTCGGCAAGAGCGAAACGCCCCAAGGCCGCAGTTACTGGCTGCAGGACCACATCGACAATCTCGAACGATTGGTCCTGTCGCTCGACCTCACCGGCATCACGCTCGTGATGCACGACTTCGGCGGTCCTGTCGGAATGGGGCTGGCAGCCCGCCATCCGGACCGGATCCGCCGCGTTATCAGCGCCAACGGTCCGACTCCCTTCGGGCAGGCGACCCTGCCGCAGCGAGTCATGGCGAATGCCGCCGAGTCACCGTGGTTCCGGTGGATCGCCAAGGCCGAAGCGGACGGCAGCCTGGAAACCGTGCTGGGCCAGCTCGGCTTCAATATCCTGAGCACGCTGAAACTGAACGGCTTCGAACACAACGCCATCATCAGCGATGCCTGGCTGGCGGCCTATGCCGCGCCATTCGCCACGCCGGCCGACTGCCTGGGCGCCATCGGCTGGGCCAAGGGATTCGCCACCGGTGCTCACCGCTTCGAAACGCCCGATGCGGCGGCGGAGCGGGCGATCCGCGGCAAACCGGCGCTCGCGATCTGGGGGGAGGCGGACCGCACGCTCGGCGCTGAGCATTTCCTGCCCCTGTTCACCGAGATCTTTCCCGCGGCGCCGGTCAAGCGCCTGGCGGGAGTCGGCCACTATTGCCTGGAAGATGCCCCGGCTGCCGTGGCCGGCCTGGTCTCGGCGTTCATGCGCCAGACCTGA
- a CDS encoding HAD family hydrolase: protein MTSLALFDLDHTLLPLDSEYEWTRYLVRVGALDAAEADDYNARWLEAYQAGTLDARAHARFALGLLARHPRLRLEQWRADFMREVIEPALLPDAAALLAHHRHDGALCCIVTATCRFVAEPIAVRLGVRHLIAVEAVVDGSGEFTGELEGEPSFGAGKVVRVAQWLQAQNLRREAFDRIFFYSDSRNDIPLLEQVSDPVAVNPDASLLALARARGWPVLALSTDAPAGAALSAA from the coding sequence ATGACCAGCCTCGCCCTGTTCGACCTCGACCACACCTTGCTGCCGCTGGACAGCGAGTACGAGTGGACACGCTACCTGGTGCGCGTCGGCGCCCTCGACGCGGCCGAGGCGGATGACTACAACGCGCGCTGGCTGGAGGCCTACCAGGCCGGCACGCTCGACGCGCGTGCCCACGCGCGCTTTGCCCTCGGCCTGCTGGCGCGCCACCCCCGCCTCCGGCTGGAGCAATGGCGCGCCGACTTCATGCGCGAGGTCATCGAACCGGCTTTGCTGCCGGATGCCGCGGCGCTGCTGGCGCATCACCGGCACGACGGAGCGCTGTGCTGCATCGTCACGGCTACCTGCCGCTTCGTCGCCGAACCGATCGCGGTGCGGTTGGGCGTGCGGCATCTGATCGCGGTGGAGGCCGTGGTCGATGGGAGCGGTGAGTTCACCGGCGAACTGGAAGGCGAGCCCAGCTTCGGCGCCGGCAAGGTCGTGCGCGTGGCACAGTGGCTGCAGGCGCAGAACCTGCGCCGCGAGGCCTTCGATCGCATATTCTTCTACAGTGATTCGCGCAACGACATCCCGCTGCTGGAGCAGGTGAGCGACCCGGTCGCGGTCAACCCCGACGCCTCGCTGCTGGCGCTGGCGCGCGCGCGCGGCTGGCCGGTGCTGGCGCTATCCACCGATGCCCCGGCCGGCGCCGCGCTATCGGCGGCCTGA
- a CDS encoding M14 family zinc carboxypeptidase has translation MASPDPRSASFAEYEQLQDILAAGVGVLRARVACEVSTQGHRFAVYVACLGSEAPQAPAIGIFGGIHGLERIGTLLVLDYMRALLGRLEWDELLRRQLESVRLVFMPIVNPGGMWAGTRANPAGVDLMRNAPQDAEGAVPFLAGGQRYGAWLPWYRGRAGAPMESESAAMLRVVEEELLPRPLSFAVDCHSGYGWRDSIWFPYARTTRPMPHLAEMFLLKTLFEQAHPHHGYAFEPQSQQYLLHGDLWDYAYDRARAPNLFLPMTLELGSWLWIKKNPRQLFSRQGIFNPIMAHRTARVLRRHVSLFDFLGRLAVAPQRWLPHDEQRERLRQAAAAHWLGGERR, from the coding sequence ATGGCATCGCCCGACCCGCGCAGCGCCAGCTTTGCCGAGTATGAGCAGCTCCAGGACATCCTGGCGGCAGGCGTCGGCGTGCTGCGGGCGCGCGTGGCCTGCGAGGTCAGCACGCAGGGCCACCGCTTTGCCGTCTACGTGGCCTGCCTCGGCAGCGAGGCGCCGCAGGCGCCGGCGATCGGCATCTTCGGCGGCATCCACGGCCTGGAGCGGATCGGCACGCTGCTGGTGCTCGACTATATGCGCGCGCTGCTGGGCCGGCTCGAATGGGATGAGCTGCTGCGGCGCCAGCTCGAATCCGTGCGGCTGGTCTTCATGCCGATCGTCAATCCGGGTGGCATGTGGGCCGGCACACGCGCCAACCCCGCCGGCGTGGACCTGATGCGCAATGCGCCGCAGGACGCCGAGGGCGCGGTGCCCTTCCTTGCCGGCGGCCAGCGCTACGGCGCCTGGCTGCCGTGGTACCGCGGCCGCGCCGGCGCGCCGATGGAGAGCGAAAGCGCCGCCATGCTGCGCGTGGTCGAGGAGGAACTGCTGCCGCGCCCGCTCAGCTTCGCCGTGGACTGCCACTCCGGCTACGGCTGGCGCGACAGCATCTGGTTTCCCTATGCGCGCACCACCCGGCCCATGCCTCACCTGGCCGAGATGTTCCTGCTCAAGACCTTGTTCGAGCAGGCCCACCCGCACCACGGCTACGCCTTCGAGCCGCAGAGCCAGCAGTACCTGCTGCACGGCGACCTGTGGGACTACGCCTACGACCGTGCGCGGGCGCCCAACCTGTTCCTGCCGATGACGCTCGAACTCGGCTCCTGGCTCTGGATCAAGAAGAACCCGCGCCAGCTCTTCTCGCGCCAGGGTATCTTCAACCCCATCATGGCCCACCGCACCGCGCGCGTGCTGCGGCGCCACGTCAGCCTGTTCGATTTCCTCGGCCGCCTGGCGGTGGCGCCGCAGCGCTGGCTGCCGCACGACGAGCAACGCGAGCGCCTGCGCCAGGCCGCGGCCGCCCACTGGCTCGGCGGGGAGCGCCGGTGA
- a CDS encoding alpha/beta fold hydrolase → MSGAPWLLLRGLSREGRHWAELPARMAAQGLGPAVLVDLPGCGRHARVPAPLTVGAMRDFVRAQACAAGLRPPYRLLAMSLGGMVALDWAQQHPGEVAALVLINTSMRPYCRVDQRLRPRAWPALLALAARWPRHAERERLIHALTCRRTDTLDADLSAWSEIGASAPVSRAAALRQLFAAARFRARPGAPACPVLLLSSAGDGLVSPRCSERLAGAWRAELRCHPWAGHDLPHDDPDWLDRTLREAVAR, encoded by the coding sequence GTGAGCGGCGCTCCGTGGCTGCTGCTGCGCGGCCTCTCGCGCGAAGGGCGGCACTGGGCCGAACTGCCGGCACGCATGGCCGCGCAGGGCCTGGGGCCGGCCGTGCTGGTCGACCTGCCCGGCTGCGGCCGCCATGCGCGGGTGCCGGCACCGCTCACGGTCGGCGCCATGCGCGACTTCGTGCGCGCGCAGGCGTGCGCAGCGGGGCTGCGGCCGCCCTACCGCCTGCTCGCCATGTCGCTGGGCGGCATGGTGGCGCTCGACTGGGCGCAGCAGCATCCCGGCGAGGTGGCCGCTCTGGTCCTGATCAACACCAGCATGCGGCCCTATTGCCGCGTCGACCAGCGGCTGCGCCCGCGCGCCTGGCCCGCGCTGCTGGCGCTCGCCGCGCGCTGGCCGCGCCACGCCGAACGCGAACGCCTCATCCACGCGCTGACCTGCCGGCGCACGGATACGCTCGACGCCGACCTGAGCGCCTGGAGCGAGATCGGTGCCAGCGCGCCGGTCAGCCGCGCCGCGGCACTGCGCCAGCTGTTCGCCGCGGCCCGATTCCGCGCCCGCCCGGGCGCGCCCGCCTGCCCGGTGCTGCTGCTGTCATCGGCCGGCGATGGATTGGTCAGCCCGCGCTGCTCCGAGCGACTGGCCGGCGCCTGGCGGGCGGAGCTGCGCTGCCATCCCTGGGCCGGCCACGACCTGCCGCACGACGATCCCGACTGGCTGGACCGTACCCTGCGCGAAGCTGTTGCACGCTGA
- a CDS encoding alpha/beta hydrolase — protein sequence MTRPSSRKPFPLARWLAGAACAALLVALGREALYLAVEHGAFQPSRLGPLTPEDFGVPSQQSTFDSGDRTLHASFVRAAERDAPALLVYHGDDESLSDWARAQALLYRAGISSFVFDYSGYGASSGHPTVRHLEEDGRQAYQRFLAATAEAPRRYVLGYSLGTGVLLGLIDTLRPAPAGVVIAAGFSSARAAAVATGIVPPWLAPLLPNPWDNEARVHELGLPLLLVHSRSDEVIPFAQAERLARAATGPHRLLALDGLVHNAAIEADEAANFWSPIAASLRSGALAVAPPAHDARPPAGTPARRG from the coding sequence ATGACCCGCCCGAGCTCACGCAAACCCTTCCCGCTGGCACGCTGGCTCGCCGGCGCCGCCTGCGCCGCGCTGCTGGTGGCGCTGGGCCGCGAGGCCCTCTACCTCGCGGTCGAGCACGGCGCCTTCCAGCCGTCCCGCCTCGGCCCGCTGACCCCGGAAGACTTCGGCGTACCGTCGCAACAGTCCACCTTCGACAGCGGCGACCGCACCTTGCATGCATCTTTCGTGCGCGCCGCCGAGCGCGATGCGCCGGCGCTGCTGGTGTACCACGGTGACGACGAGAGCCTCTCCGACTGGGCCCGCGCGCAGGCCCTGCTCTACCGCGCGGGCATCAGCAGCTTTGTGTTCGACTACAGCGGCTATGGCGCCAGCAGCGGTCACCCCACGGTACGCCATCTGGAAGAGGACGGGCGCCAGGCCTACCAGCGCTTCCTGGCGGCAACCGCCGAGGCGCCGCGCCGCTACGTGCTGGGCTACTCGCTCGGCACGGGAGTGCTGCTCGGCCTGATCGACACGCTGCGGCCGGCGCCGGCCGGCGTGGTGATCGCCGCCGGCTTCAGTTCGGCGCGCGCCGCGGCCGTGGCGACCGGCATCGTGCCACCCTGGCTGGCACCGCTGCTGCCGAATCCCTGGGACAACGAAGCGCGCGTGCACGAGCTGGGCCTGCCGCTGTTGCTGGTCCACAGCCGCAGCGACGAAGTGATTCCCTTCGCGCAGGCGGAACGGCTGGCGCGCGCCGCCACCGGCCCGCACCGGCTGCTGGCCCTGGACGGACTGGTACACAACGCCGCCATCGAAGCCGACGAGGCCGCCAACTTCTGGTCGCCGATCGCGGCCTCGCTGCGCAGCGGCGCCCTGGCCGTCGCGCCTCCGGCGCACGACGCTCGTCCGCCGGCCGGCACGCCGGCGCGGCGCGGATAG
- a CDS encoding alpha/beta hydrolase has product MNELLPAIELETAPAPAFTVIWLHGLGADGSDFVPVVPELGLPAAPGVRFVFPHAPAMPVTCNGGYVMPAWYDIYTLDNARRHADEDGIAASCEAVRALIARENARGVPCARIVLAGFSQGGAIAYTAGLTHPEPLAGIIALSTYLPAPALVDAGMRADNLATPIFAAHGSEDDIVAPALGEQARDALRERGCQVAWHTYPMPHSVCLEELRDIGAWLRARLAAAPAGEP; this is encoded by the coding sequence ATGAACGAACTGCTGCCCGCCATCGAACTCGAGACCGCGCCCGCGCCGGCGTTCACCGTCATCTGGCTGCACGGCCTCGGTGCCGACGGCAGCGACTTCGTGCCGGTGGTGCCGGAGCTCGGCCTGCCCGCGGCGCCAGGCGTGCGCTTCGTCTTTCCGCATGCGCCCGCCATGCCGGTCACGTGCAACGGCGGTTACGTGATGCCTGCCTGGTATGACATCTACACCCTGGACAACGCGCGCCGCCATGCCGATGAAGACGGCATTGCCGCCTCCTGCGAGGCGGTGCGTGCGCTGATCGCCAGGGAGAACGCGCGCGGCGTGCCCTGTGCGCGCATCGTGCTGGCAGGCTTCTCGCAAGGCGGCGCGATCGCCTATACGGCCGGCCTGACGCATCCGGAGCCGCTCGCCGGCATCATCGCGCTGTCCACCTACCTGCCGGCACCGGCCCTGGTGGACGCCGGCATGCGGGCGGACAACCTGGCCACGCCGATCTTCGCCGCGCATGGCAGCGAGGACGACATCGTGGCGCCGGCGCTGGGCGAGCAGGCACGCGACGCGCTGCGCGAGCGCGGCTGCCAGGTGGCCTGGCATACCTACCCGATGCCGCATTCGGTGTGCCTGGAAGAGCTGCGGGACATCGGCGCCTGGCTGCGTGCACGGCTGGCCGCGGCGCCGGCCGGCGAGCCCTGA
- the mdtD gene encoding multidrug transporter subunit MdtD yields MTQDSPRMPMLWIVAAGFFMQTLDTTIVNTALPSMARSLDETPLALQPVVVAYTLTMAMLTPASGWLADRFGTRRVYFAAILIFVLGSLFCAGAHTLPQLVAARVVQGLGGSMLLPIGRLAILRNVSSEQYIAALAFVSVAGQVGPIFGPMLGGWLVQSVSWHWIFLINVPIGVLGLAAVLRYLPADRGLQAPPFDWLGCGLLSLCMVAFSLALDAPGGGGGAAHALWSGALFATSLLSALLYIPHARRSRAPLFRLALFREPNFSVGLAGNLVCRIGSGAVPFLLPLLLQLQLGYSPLHSGMMLLPAALAGALAKRWIVPLVNRYGYGTFLLVNTVLVGASIASFAAIAPGWPMALAAAQLALFGATNSMQFAAMNSVTLKGLSREDAGSGNSLFSMVQMLAIGLGVTIGGGLVSLFTTHAGMGGGAYRLAFLTVGLITLASAAVFRRLDMAELEKGRGGRGGRGAARTTGR; encoded by the coding sequence ATGACCCAGGATTCCCCCCGCATGCCGATGTTGTGGATCGTCGCCGCCGGCTTCTTCATGCAGACGCTCGACACCACCATCGTCAACACCGCGCTGCCCTCGATGGCGCGCAGCCTCGACGAGACCCCGCTGGCGCTGCAACCGGTGGTGGTTGCCTACACACTGACCATGGCCATGCTGACGCCTGCCTCGGGCTGGCTGGCCGACCGCTTCGGCACCCGCCGCGTCTACTTCGCCGCGATTCTCATCTTCGTGCTGGGCTCGCTCTTCTGCGCCGGCGCCCACACGCTGCCGCAACTGGTGGCGGCCCGCGTCGTGCAGGGCCTGGGCGGCTCGATGCTGCTGCCGATCGGGCGCCTGGCCATCCTGCGCAATGTCTCCAGCGAGCAGTACATCGCCGCGCTGGCCTTCGTCTCGGTGGCGGGCCAGGTGGGCCCGATCTTCGGGCCGATGCTGGGCGGGTGGCTGGTGCAGAGCGTGTCGTGGCACTGGATCTTCCTCATCAACGTGCCGATCGGCGTGCTGGGGCTGGCGGCCGTGCTGCGCTACCTGCCGGCCGACCGCGGCCTGCAGGCGCCGCCCTTCGACTGGCTGGGCTGCGGGCTGCTGTCGCTGTGCATGGTGGCCTTCTCGCTCGCGCTGGACGCACCGGGCGGCGGTGGCGGCGCGGCCCACGCGTTGTGGAGCGGCGCGCTGTTCGCCACCAGCCTGCTGTCGGCGTTGCTCTATATCCCCCATGCGCGCCGCAGCCGCGCGCCGCTGTTCCGCCTGGCGCTGTTCCGCGAGCCGAACTTCAGCGTTGGCCTGGCCGGCAACCTGGTGTGCCGCATCGGCTCGGGCGCGGTGCCGTTCCTGCTGCCGCTGCTGCTGCAGCTTCAGCTCGGTTACTCGCCGCTGCACTCCGGCATGATGCTGCTGCCGGCGGCGCTGGCCGGCGCCCTCGCCAAGCGCTGGATCGTGCCGCTGGTCAACCGCTACGGCTATGGCACCTTCCTGCTGGTGAACACCGTGCTGGTGGGCGCGTCGATCGCCTCCTTCGCGGCGATCGCGCCGGGCTGGCCGATGGCGCTCGCGGCGGCGCAGCTGGCGCTGTTCGGCGCCACCAACTCGATGCAGTTCGCGGCCATGAACAGCGTTACGCTGAAGGGCCTGAGCCGGGAAGACGCCGGCAGCGGCAATTCCCTCTTCTCGATGGTGCAGATGCTGGCGATCGGACTGGGTGTGACCATCGGCGGCGGGCTGGTGAGCTTGTTCACCACTCACGCCGGCATGGGCGGCGGTGCCTACCGGCTGGCCTTCCTCACCGTGGGGCTGATCACACTGGCCTCGGCCGCGGTGTTCCGGCGCCTCGACATGGCCGAGCTGGAGAAGGGCCGCGGGGGCCGCGGGGGCCGCGGCGCCGCGCGCACCACAGGCCGCTGA
- a CDS encoding LysR family transcriptional regulator, with amino-acid sequence MLNPVWIQTFATVAAARSFTDAGRQLGLSQSSVSEHIRRLEENVGRRLFVRDTHSLAMTPDGEALLVHARLILQALARAESQFSAPRLQGRVRLGTSDDLAQGPLPKVLAAFRNSHPDVELEITIGMTGKLYELMDAGTLDLMIGKRRDGERRGVPLFHGALEWLAVPGTVADLSRPLPLILVNEPSVTRAVVLDTLAKAGVQWRIVCSSSSHSGCVAAARGGLGLTVRARDLAGRGLVPPVNADSLPALPQVEFISLAARRLSRPAETLLRLLQKSDLRGSRLDD; translated from the coding sequence ATGCTCAATCCGGTCTGGATCCAAACCTTCGCCACCGTGGCCGCGGCCCGCAGCTTTACCGACGCCGGCCGCCAGCTCGGCCTGTCGCAGTCCTCCGTCAGCGAACACATCCGCCGCCTGGAGGAAAACGTCGGTCGCCGGCTGTTCGTGCGCGACACCCATTCGCTGGCCATGACGCCCGACGGCGAGGCCCTGCTGGTCCACGCACGGCTGATCCTGCAGGCGCTGGCGCGCGCCGAATCGCAGTTCAGCGCGCCGCGCCTGCAGGGGCGCGTGCGCCTGGGCACCTCCGACGATCTCGCCCAGGGCCCCCTGCCCAAGGTGCTGGCGGCCTTCCGCAACTCGCACCCGGACGTGGAGCTGGAGATCACCATCGGCATGACGGGCAAGCTGTACGAACTGATGGATGCCGGCACGCTCGACCTGATGATCGGCAAGCGCCGCGACGGCGAGCGCCGCGGCGTGCCGCTGTTCCACGGCGCGCTGGAATGGCTGGCGGTGCCGGGCACGGTGGCCGACCTGAGCCGCCCGCTGCCGCTGATCCTGGTGAATGAACCGAGCGTCACCCGCGCCGTCGTGCTCGACACCCTCGCCAAGGCGGGCGTACAGTGGCGCATCGTGTGCAGCAGCAGCAGCCATTCCGGCTGCGTGGCCGCCGCACGCGGCGGCCTGGGCCTGACGGTGCGCGCGCGCGACCTGGCCGGGCGCGGCCTGGTGCCGCCGGTCAATGCCGACAGCCTGCCGGCGCTGCCCCAGGTCGAGTTCATCTCGCTGGCGGCGCGGCGCCTCAGCCGCCCCGCCGAGACGCTGCTGCGCCTGCTGCAGAAGAGCGACCTGCGCGGTTCGCGGCTGGACGACTGA
- a CDS encoding Crp/Fnr family transcriptional regulator produces the protein MLETIVDLSGNQLLKRLPERERTALRPYLEPVNLRAGQLLSDSGQRIRHVYFPISAMISMLSLQESGSTVELASIGHEGLAGLPALTGGETMPNRTEVRKSGVALRIAAGDLRAQWPMLPTLQRMTLLYMQALLTQVAQTVVSVRHHSLTEQLCRWLLLALDRAAGNELDVTQQTIADMLGVRREGVTEAVGRLVQLHLIEHSRGHITVIDRAGLEGYSGESYRIVKHEFDRLLSTTA, from the coding sequence ATGTTGGAAACCATCGTCGACCTGTCCGGCAATCAACTGCTGAAGCGCCTGCCGGAGCGCGAACGTACCGCCCTGCGGCCCTACCTGGAGCCGGTCAACCTGCGCGCCGGACAGCTGCTGAGCGATTCGGGGCAACGCATCCGCCACGTCTATTTCCCGATCAGCGCCATGATCTCCATGCTCTCGCTGCAGGAATCCGGCAGCACCGTGGAGCTGGCCTCGATCGGGCACGAAGGCCTGGCCGGCCTGCCCGCGCTGACCGGCGGCGAGACCATGCCCAACCGTACCGAGGTACGCAAGAGCGGCGTGGCGCTGCGCATCGCCGCCGGCGACCTGCGTGCCCAGTGGCCCATGCTGCCCACCCTGCAGCGCATGACCCTGCTTTACATGCAGGCCCTGCTGACGCAGGTGGCGCAGACCGTGGTCAGCGTGCGCCACCACTCCCTCACCGAGCAGCTGTGCCGCTGGCTGCTGCTGGCACTGGACCGCGCCGCCGGCAACGAGCTCGACGTGACCCAGCAGACCATCGCCGACATGCTGGGCGTGCGCCGCGAAGGCGTCACCGAGGCGGTCGGGCGGCTGGTGCAGCTGCACCTGATCGAGCACAGCCGCGGCCATATCACGGTGATCGACCGCGCCGGCCTGGAGGGCTATTCAGGCGAGTCGTACCGCATCGTCAAGCACGAGTTCGACCGGCTGCTGAGCACGACGGCCTGA